A single Syngnathoides biaculeatus isolate LvHL_M chromosome 18, ASM1980259v1, whole genome shotgun sequence DNA region contains:
- the LOC133491661 gene encoding histone H1-like: MAETAPAAVAPAKSPGKAKKKQTKKAQKSDGPSIPKAITEVLAESKDRKGTSVAALKKSLGVKGLDVAKCNKRINATLGRMVAKGDLVQTRGVGASGSFKLAKPDAAAKAKPAKTKKPSGQKPATKVTKPKKAGATAASPAKKRSSKNFKKVAKPTPKKSKSASGAAKTAAKAKPKEKPAKKVTKKAAKAVSATAKVAKKPAPKKTKK; encoded by the coding sequence ATGGCGGAGACAGCACCAGCCGCAGTGGCGCCGGCCAAGTCCCCGGGAAAGGCGAAGAAGAAGCAGACCAAGAAAGCTCAGAAGAGCGACGGGCCCAGCATCCCCAAGGCGATCACCGAGGTACTGGCGGAGTCCAAGGACCGGAAAGGCACCTCGGTGGCCGCGCTGAAGAAGTCTTTGGGGGTCAAAGGCTTGGACGTCGCCAAGTGCAACAAGCGCATCAACGCCACCCTCGGCCGAATGGTGGCGAAAGGCGACCTGGTCCAAACGAGAGGAGTCGGCGCTTCTGGCTCCTTCAAACTGGCCAAGCCGGACGCAGCTGCGAAGGCCAAGCCGGCCAAGACGAAGAAACCAAGTGGCCAGAAGCCCGCAACGAAGGTGACGAAGCCCAAAAAGGCCGGAGCGACAGCGGCGTCGCCCGCTAAGAAAAGGAGCTCCAAAAATTTCAAGAAGGTCGCGAAGCCGACTCCGAAGAAATCCAAGTCGGCAAGCGGCGCCGCTAAGACCGCGGCAAAGGCGAAACCAAAAGAGAAGCCGGCCAAGAAAGTGACGAAGAAGGCCGCCAAAGCTGTCAGCGCGACGGCCAAAGTGGCCAAGAAGCCGGCACCCAAGAAGACCAAAAAGTGA
- the LOC133491663 gene encoding histone H3-like, with amino-acid sequence MARTKQTARKSTGGKAPRKQLATKAARKSAPATGGVKKPHRYRPGTVALREIRRYQKSTELLIRKLPFQRLVREIAQDFKTDLRFQSSAVMALQESSEAYLVGLFEDTNLCAIHAKRVTIMPKDIQLARRIRGERA; translated from the coding sequence ATGGCGAGAACGAAGCAGACGGCCCGCAAGTCCACCGGAGGGAAGGCTCCCAGGAAGCAGCTGGCCACCAAGGCGGCTCGGAAGAGCGCCCCGGCCACCGGCGGAGTCAAGAAGCCTCATCGTTACAGGCCCGGCACGGTCGCTCTCAGGGAGATCCGCCGCTACCAGAAGTCCACCGAGTTGCTCATCCGCAAGTTGCCCTTCCAGCGTCTGGTCAGGGAAATCGCGCAGGACTTCAAGACCGATTTGCGCTTCCAGAGCTCCGCCGTGATGGCTCTTCAGGAGTCCAGCGAGGCTTACTTGGTCGGTCTGTTTGAGGACACCAACCTGTGCGCCATCCATGCTAAGCGAGTCACCATCATGCCCAAAGACATCCAGCTTGCCCGCCGCATTCGTGGCGAAAGGGCGTAA
- the LOC133491834 gene encoding histone H3-like, with protein MIFSFQIPVVQSSVGLKPRGLFVAPISVSVALRLHYKTCLSPLDSSFKSSSSCTSEMARTKQTARKSTGGKAPRKQLATKAARKSAPATGGVKKPHRYRPGTVALREIRRYQKSTELLIRKLPFQRLVREIAQDFKTDLRFQSSAVMALQESSEAYLVGLFEDTNLCAIHAKRVTIMPKDIQLARRIRGERA; from the coding sequence ATGATTTTCTCATTTCAAATTCCTGTCGTCCAATCGTCCGTCGGATTAAAACCACGTGGGCTCTTCGTTGCACCAATCAGTGTGTCCGTGGCACTCCGACTCCACTATAAAACCTGCCTCTCGCCACTCGACAGCAGTTTTAAGTCTTCGTCGTCTTGTACCAGCGAAATGGCAAGAACAAAGCAGACGGCCCGCAAGTCCACCGGAGGGAAGGCTCCCAGGAAGCAGCTGGCCACCAAGGCGGCTCGGAAGAGCGCCCCGGCCACCGGCGGAGTCAAGAAGCCTCATCGTTACAGGCCCGGCACGGTCGCTCTCAGGGAGATCCGCCGCTACCAGAAGTCCACCGAGTTGCTCATCCGCAAGTTGCCCTTCCAGCGTCTGGTCAGGGAAATCGCGCAGGACTTCAAGACCGATTTGCGCTTCCAGAGCTCCGCCGTGATGGCTCTTCAGGAGTCCAGCGAGGCTTACTTGGTCGGTCTGTTTGAGGACACCAACCTGTGCGCCATCCATGCTAAGCGAGTCACCATCATGCCCAAAGACATCCAGCTTGCCCGCCGCATTCGTGGCGAAAGGGCGTAA
- the LOC133491833 gene encoding histone H1-like, with translation MAEEAPAAAGPSKAAAKSKKKAGTRAPRRDGPSLSKQIADVIAESKDRRGTSVAAIKKNLAAKSWDVVKTNRRINTTLVNMAEKGILVQVRGMGASGSFKLAKRDAVAKPKADKKKSPAKKKPNAVKKSAQRVKKVPPKKVSKKAGKPKPANKKSKPASSPRKAAPKPKKGGKNLSPKKAKRTPVKKKNPAKKPAAKKQPSKKAKK, from the coding sequence ATGGCGGAAGAAGCTCCAGCAGCGGCGGGACCGTCCAAGGCGGCGGCGAAAAGCAAGAAGAAGGCCGGCACCAGGGCGCCGAGGAGGGACGGGCCGAGTCTCTCCAAGCAGATCGCCGACGTCATCGCGGAATCCAAAGACCGCAGGGGCACGTCCGTGGCGGCGATCAAGAAGAACCTGGCGGCCAAAAGTTGGGACGTGGTGAAGACCAACCGGCGCATCAACACCACTTTGGTCAACATGGCGGAGAAGGGGATCCTGGTCCAGGTCAGGGGAATGGGCGCGTCTGGCTCGTTCAAGCTGGCGAAGAGGGATGCGGTGGCCAAGCCCAAAGCCGACAAGAAGAAATCGCCCGCCAAGAAGAAACCGAACGCCGTCAAGAAGTCGGCCCAGCGCGTTAAGAAGGTTCCGCCAAAGAAGGTAAGCAAAAAGGCCGGCAAGCCCAAGCCCGCCAATAAGAAATCCAAGCCTGCCAGTAGTCCGAGAAAGGCGGCGCCAAAGCCCAAGAAGGGCGGCAAGAACCTAAGTCCGAAAAAAGCCAAAAGGACTCCGGTCAAGAAGAAGAATCCTGCCAAGAAACCAGCAGCCAAAAAGCAGCCATCCAAGAAGGCCAAGAAGTGA
- the LOC133491850 gene encoding histone H4 — MSGRGKGGKGLGKGGAKRHRKVLRDNIQGITKPAIRRLARRGGVKRISGLIYEETRGVLKVFLENVIRDAVTYTEHAKRKTVTAMDVVYALKRQGRTLYGFGG; from the coding sequence ATGAGCGGAAGAGGCAAAGGCGGCAAAGGGCTCGGAAAGGGTGGCGCTAAGCGTCATCGCAAAGTGCTCCGCGATAACATCCAGGGAATCACCAAGCCGGCCATCAGGCGCTTAGCTCGCCGCGGCGGAGTCAAGCGTATCTCTGGCCTGATCTACGAAGAGACCCGCGGGGTCTTGAAAGTCTTCCTGGAGAACGTCATCCGCGACGCCGTCACCTACACCGAGCACGCTAAGCGGAAGACCGTCACCGCTATGGACGTCGTGTACGCTCTGAAGAGGCAGGGCCGCACCCTGTACGGCTTCGGGGGTTAA